From Flaviflexus ciconiae:
CCCAGCAATTATTGCCGGGATCATTCTTGCCGTGTTCCTCGCGAGCACACTTACCATCACCTGGCTCCGCAGGTCCCCGAACGCCCCGAGCCGCTCGAGAAGCTAGCCAGCCACAAGCGACCCATCCGCATCTACCGCCCAGGAGGTAACCGTGTCAACGCTGACGATTGATACGTCCACCGTGTCCGTCATTGCCCTCGTGGGCGAGAAAACAATCGTCAGGAGGAGCCCGGACAGCCGCCACCACGCCGAAACCCTCGCCCCGCTCGTCGATGAGATCGTCACCGAAGCAGGGGAAACTCCCGACCTTATCGTGGCCGGAACCGGCCCCGCCGCCTTCACCGGCCTACGAGCAGGCCTGGTAACGGCCCGCGTTCTCGCGCGCTCCTGGAACATCCCGATCGTCGGCATTGGTTCCCTCGAGATCATTGGCCGCGCCGCCCTCGATCACGCCCCGGGCGTTGGCAGAGACGTGCACGGTGATGCTGATACGCCACAGACTGACAACGCAACCGGTGCTCTACACGATCCTGCCCCGTGATTGCGGTGGGGGACGCGCGGCGCAAGGAAGTGTACGCGGCAGAGATCGCTCCGATGGGAAATGACGACGTGACTGTGACATGGGGGCCGGAGGTTCTCTCCCCGCAGGCGCTCGCGGACAAGTACCCCGGTGCCCGCTTCGTTGGACCGGGTGCCGAGCTGTACTCCGACATACTTCCCGGAGGTCTCGACCAGGTTATTGAACCCGTCGTCATGGAGAGGCTCGCGAAGGCCCGCCTAGCTCGAGTGGATGCTGGCGAGGAACTGGACCTCGGAACAGAACCCAAGTACCTTCGCCGTCCCGACATTCACGGCGCATGAGGATTCTCGGCCGCGCGGATGCCGCGGCTTTCGCGGCACTCGATGGCGACATTTTTGGTGTTGAGGCATGGCCGCCGGGAATCATCGAGGAGCAACTCGTCTACGACCGGATCGTTGCGGTTGGAATTGACGAGCGCGACCTGCTCGACAGTCACGTCCAACAGGACGGCCGGCAGACAGAGGATGACGGCAGGCACGGCCATCATGACCGCAGGCGCGACCAGGTTGATGGTGGTGACGACCAGGTTGGTCGTCACGAAAATCAGGTCGATGGTAGGCACGGCAAGCTAGACCGCATGGATAATGCTGATCGGGGAGCGTCCCGAAATGGTCAAGGAACCGGCAGGGCTGGAGACACGCCCCCGGGCAGGGGCCGGTTGGCCGCTGCCGGCATGCTCGGACTCGGGATCGAGGCTGAGCTGCTGACGATCTCTGTGCGGCCCGAACACCGCCGGAAAGGCCTGGCGTCACAGATCATTACCGAGCTCCTCCGGCTTGCCGATGGGGCGGAGGCCTGCTTCCTGGAGGTGCGAGCATCGGACAATGGTGCACGGTCACTGTACGAAGGGCTGGGCTTCTACGAGGTTGGGCGCAGGCGCGGATACTACCGGGACGAGGACGCGGTCGTTATGCGAAAGGATTTTGGCAAGCTCGACATCTCGTAAAAGCTTGGTCACGTTAGGGAAACCTAAGTATGACTTAGACATGTCACAAAAGTTCCATTTTGGTTACTTTTGTCGCCATTTGGTGCTCTTGGAGTGTTAGGTCGGAGTGCTTGCCTGTCTCGCCTTATGCCGAAATGGGCCTAATGTCGCGATCTTCGCGGGTGACCGGGGCTACGATGTGATGTATGGCAACCTCAACTCAGACAGTGCCAAAGAAGGTAGGAAAGCTGTCGACGTCTGTGGGTCTCAAGATCCAGATGGCGGTCACTGGCCTCTTCTTTGTGATATTTGTTCTTTTCCACATGTACGGCAACTTGAAAATGTTCAATGGACCGGAAGCGTACAACGGATATGCGCAGTTCCTGCGCGACGTTGGATATCCGATTGTTCCTCACGAGGGCGTGCTGTGGATCCTGCGCGTTCTCCTCCTCGTCTCGGTGATTCTTCACGCGCACGCGGCGATTGTGCTGTGGAGGCGTGGCAAGGTTGCCCGAGGACCGAACGCATACAAGGTGAAGCGCGGTAAGAAGACCGTCCAAACCTACTCATCGAGGACGATGCGTTGGGGCGGAATCATCC
This genomic window contains:
- the tsaB gene encoding tRNA (adenosine(37)-N6)-threonylcarbamoyltransferase complex dimerization subunit type 1 TsaB, which translates into the protein MSTLTIDTSTVSVIALVGEKTIVRRSPDSRHHAETLAPLVDEIVTEAGETPDLIVAGTGPAAFTGLRAGLVTARVLARSWNIPIVGIGSLEIIGRAALDHAPGVGRDVHGDADTPQTDNATGALHDPAP
- a CDS encoding GNAT family N-acetyltransferase, with product MRILGRADAAAFAALDGDIFGVEAWPPGIIEEQLVYDRIVAVGIDERDLLDSHVQQDGRQTEDDGRHGHHDRRRDQVDGGDDQVGRHENQVDGRHGKLDRMDNADRGASRNGQGTGRAGDTPPGRGRLAAAGMLGLGIEAELLTISVRPEHRRKGLASQIITELLRLADGAEACFLEVRASDNGARSLYEGLGFYEVGRRRGYYRDEDAVVMRKDFGKLDIS
- a CDS encoding succinate dehydrogenase cytochrome b subunit, giving the protein MATSTQTVPKKVGKLSTSVGLKIQMAVTGLFFVIFVLFHMYGNLKMFNGPEAYNGYAQFLRDVGYPIVPHEGVLWILRVLLLVSVILHAHAAIVLWRRGKVARGPNAYKVKRGKKTVQTYSSRTMRWGGIILLLFIVWHILQFTTLSISVGADDYSAMTPYDRMIAGFQPDVWWGYAIYLVAIAALAMHIRHGAWSALQTLGWSNRYREPVLNGIAILIAAVIFIGFMAPPTAILFGLIS